One region of Alosa sapidissima isolate fAloSap1 chromosome 1, fAloSap1.pri, whole genome shotgun sequence genomic DNA includes:
- the LOC121714742 gene encoding C-C motif chemokine 8, producing MRPLSVLLPFLTVLLSYAAMGEASGPVISCCLKTSNTQVRLQLLQSYQFQNGAMCHGLNAVSFITMKGVTICSDPSTPWARKAMSYLQKKHKSQSRNHVSLHDPKKLALTMHENLSFTDKLDSH from the exons ATGAGGCCCCTCTCAGTTCTCCTGCCATTTcttacagtgctgctaagctATGCTGCAATGGGAGAAG CGAGCGGCCCGGTCATCTCCTGCTGTCTGAAGACCAGCAATACCCAAGTGCGGCTGCAGCTGCTGCAGTCCTACCAGTTTCAGAACGGGGCCATGTGTCACGGGCTAAATGCAGTGAG ttttaTCACTATGAAAGGAGTCACCATTTGTTCAGATCCTTCAACGCCTTGGGCCAGAAAAGCCATGTCTTACCTTCAAAAAAAGCACAAGTCTCAATCCAGGAACCATGTCTCTTTACATGACCCAAAGAAGCTCGCGCTAACCATGCATGAGAATTTATCCTTCACAGACAAACTGGATTCACACTGA